A single Danio aesculapii chromosome 19, fDanAes4.1, whole genome shotgun sequence DNA region contains:
- the asb4 gene encoding ankyrin repeat and SOCS box protein 4, whose amino-acid sequence MSGLRAVLGLDEEENRSQSRRDAASLLKARFLDALMRNDAAEVAKILRTTSIDIDTVLDVEDRDMVLASYKQGYWLPSYKLETSWAMGLHVCMMYSALDSAVVLLQNGAAVNRKPNGKTPLHVACTVASADCVGLLLDWGARINSMSLSGHTPLHYCITPESLDCAKILVHKGAKLNMPSEENEDTPLHTAARYGLPETVAFYIAHGATINAVNGYRETPLITAVFWAMDIRERTYSSDHHLVCRILLDHNANLHMQEEDKKTALHKACWNCDHVLVQMLLEAGANTNDMDVNGCAAIQYVLKVTQIRPWAIPERCYQLLLNYGAARVYPPQFHKVLQACYEYPRAVEVMVNSYEHIKHTKKWRAAIPEAVYERHRNFYDSLFAVCTNTPRTLQHLSRCAIRAAMLKRCELGVQQLFLPTSVKKYLLLEPVGIIY is encoded by the exons ATGAGCGGGCTTCGAGCAGTTCTCGGTTTAGACGAGGAGGAGAACCGGAGTCAGTCGCGGCGGGACGCGGCGAGTCTGCTGAAGGCGCGTTTTCTAGACGCGCTCATGCGTAACGACGCGGCGGAGGTCGCAAAAATCCTGCGCACCACCAGCATTGATATAGACACTGTGTTAGATGTGGAGGACCGCGATATGGTCCTTGCCTCGTATAAGCAAG GTTACTGGCTGCCGAGTTATAAACTGGAGACGTCCTGGGCGATGGGTCTTCACGTGTGTATGATGTACAGCGCATTGGACAGTGCTGTGGTTCTCCTGCAGAACGGAGCAGCGGTCAACAGAAAGCCGAATGGGAAGACACCTCTACATGTGGCCTGTACGGTGGCCAGCGCTGACTGTGTGGGCCTTCTGCTGGACTGGGGCGCACGGATCAACAGCATGTCTCTGAGCGGACATACGCCATTACACTACTGCATCACACCAGAGTCACTGGACTGCGCCAAAATACTTGTGCACAAAG GTGCCAAACTCAACATGCCCAGTGAGGAGAACGAGGACACCCCTCTGCACACGGCGGCCCGCTACGGGCTCCCAGAAACGGTTGCATTTTATATCGCACACGGAGCCACTATCAATGCAGTTAACGGCTACAGGGAGACGCCTCTGATCACTGCTGTATTCTGGGCCATGGACATTCGTGAGCGGACCTACAGCTCAGACCACCATCTTGTCTGCCGGATCCTGCTGGACCACAATGCTAACCTGCATATGCAAGAGGAAGACAAGAAGACGGCGCTGCACAAAGCCTGCTGGAACTGTGACCATGTGCTGGTTCAGATGTTGCTGGAGGCTGGAGCAAACACTAATGATATGGATGTCAACGGCTGCGCAGCCATACAGTATGTGCTGAAGGTGACGCAGATCAGGCCGTGGGCTATTCCTGAACGCTGCTATCAGCTGCTTCTGAACTACGGAGCAGCACGGGTGTATCCGCCGCAGTTTCACAAG GTTTTGCAGGCGTGTTATGAATACCCCAGAGCAGTGGAGGTCATGGTAAACTCTTATGAGCACATCAAACACACCAAAAAATGGAGGGCTGCAATACCTGAAGCTGTTTATGAG AGGCACAGAAATTTCTATGACTCTTTGTTTGCCGTCTGCACCAACACTCCACGGACTCTCCAGCATCTGTCCAGATGTGCCATTCGGGCTGCAATGTTGAAACGCTGTGAACTGGGTGTCCAGCAACTCTTTCTTCCTACATCGGTGAAGAAATATTTACTTCTGGAGCCTGTAGGAATCATATACTGA